The DNA window AGCATATCGTCGCGGAAGCTGTCGGCCTGAAGATGGGCGGGGGAAATATTGAGCCCCAGCTTGACGCCGTGCGGCAGAATACGCTTCAGCGCCGGCGCGTCGCGGGCGATCAGCGCCAGCAGGTGATCGGTCAGCGGCACGATCATCTGCTGGGTTTCCGCGAGGTTAATAAAGACGTCAGGAGGAATTTCGCCCACCACCGGATGGCGCCAGCGCATCAGGACCTCCACGCCGCTGATACGCAGAGTCTGGGCATTCACCACCGGCTGATAGACGACGTAGAACTGGTTGTTTTTGATCCCCAGCAGGATGGATTTTCGCGGATCGGATTTGATCGACAGCACGTAATAGCAGAGCAGCCCCGCCAGCAGGCCGCACACCACCCCGAGCAGCAGAGCAAACTGCGTATTTTCCGCCAGCCAGCTGTTGGCATACAGGTAGACCTTGAGGGGGAAACCGTCGATCTGCACTTCGCGGATAGGCACGTTATGCAGCGTTTGCGGATCCACCAGCCGGTTACTGAAGGTGGAGATAGCGGTGTGGCCGATGACCAGCGCAATACCGCTGAAATCATTCTGCCGTGCGGAATAGAGGATATACGGCGTGAGATTGGCGTTAATCGACACGAAAATGCCGCTGTTTTCATCACCGGGTTTGCCTACCCATAGCGCCAGCGCCGCGCTCTTCGGCATCATCGGCGTGCCTGGCAAAATCGCCATATCAAGGGGTTTGCGGATATCAATGGCCGGGATCAGCTGGGTGAGGGGGGTATTCATGGCGCCGGTTGCCGAGGAGCAAAAGGCCACGCCGTTTTTGACCAGCAGGAAAGCGCGGACGTTAGGGCTGAACGCGGCGTGGGAGGTGAGCCCGGAGTCAATATTCTCGCAGGGCTGCTCCACCAGCGGCTGCAGGCCGTCAATGGTCTGGCGCAGGTCGTGAAAATAGCTTTTCAGATAGGTATTAACATTGTTGATAATGGCGTCGAAACGCTCGGCCCGGTTATGGTAAATCACCATAAACTGAATGCTGCCAGCCAGTAGCGCGACGATAATGCCCACGCACAGGCTGGTTAGCCAGGTTTTACGCTGGGGCGAAAAGTAGCGAGTCAGCATAGCTATAGTCTTTCCGTGTTATTGATGCGCAGCAACGGGTTGTCAGTCGTCGTTTTTCTCATTCCCACTTAAAAGACATAGCTTATTTTGCGTCGTTCAGAATCAGGTGGCAAAAAAAAACACTGCCGGGGCAGTGTTTTTTATCCCGCTTCCAGCCAAGGGATAACCGGCGGCGGTAGAGGACAGTTTACGAGCGGCTCAGGACTCGACGCGCTTCGTTGTAGCGCTTTTTCCAGTATGGCTCATCCATGCTGGAGATGGTCACTCCGCTGCTGGTAGAGGCGTGAACAAACTGATTGTTGCCGAGGTAGATCCCGACATGGCGGCCGGTAGAGCCGGCGCGGAACAGAACCAGATCGCCAGTACGCAGCTGGGTACGGGAAATCGATTTTCCGGTTTCCTGCTGTTCAGAAGTTGAACGCGGCAGTTCCAGACCAAATTGTTCGCGGAAGGTGCGCTGCACGAACGCCGAGCAGTCGATACCTTTGCGAGTGCTGCCGCCGAGGCGGTAACGCACGCCTTTCCAGCTGGCATACTGATCCATTAAACGGGACTTCACGTCCAGGTTACGGACCATCGTTTCAAATTCATCCTGAGAGGCTTGCAGTGATGATAAATCGCCACTACCCACAGCATGCGTCTCAGAATGCATATTCCTGGCGGTACTTGTTGAACTACACGCGGAAAGCAGAACCGCTACTGCAATCGCGGGGGCTACCCGCAAGATGTATCTCAAAATCGGCTGAGATTTGACCATGCTGTTTATTTTCCCTTGTTGTCCTTAACGACAATGTCGTTATAAAAAATGCCAAACGTGTTAGAGCCTAAATACCCATCCGCAATGAGACAATTCCTTAAGCTTAAATTTGTGCAGTCACGCACAATTTTATTCAGGGCCTGAATTAATGTTGCGGAAAAGGCAAAACGAGAACGAGATTACCCTATCAAACGCCGCATGGCGAGCGGTTTTGCGCGATTTCTTATAAGTATTTTGGTGACAAAAAGTGAATCATCGGGAAAGGACAAAATTGCGGCAATTACGGGCAAAAAACAGACAATTCCTTCATTTGTCACGGGATTAATGTGACAAGAAGATGAACGCGATGTTGAAAAAAAGGACAATTGAAAAAAGGGACCCAAAAGGTCCCCTTATAGATAATGCCCCTGGCGGCGGCCCGCGGCTTTATTTGGCCGATATTCCGCCGGGTAAGTAGCGATCGAAAAAGGCGATCAGTTTATCGCTCAGCGGCGTCATCAATACCCAGGGCGCGCCAATCAGCACGGCGGTCAGAGAGCCGACGGCAATATCGCTGAACCAGTGGGCGCCAATCATCACCCGCGGGAAAGCAAAGACCACAAATATCACCAGCGCCACGGCCAGCGCGCGGCGGCCAAAATAGCGCCACATAAAGCTCGCGAAGATCAGCAGCATCATCCCATGATCGCCGGGGAAGCTGTCCTTGGAAGCATCCTTAGTGGGGAAATTAACGACGTCGCTGACGCGGGTGACACCGTTAAAAAACAGCGACGGACTGGCGCGCTGAACCGGCATCAGGTGTTGCGCCAGCTGGTTGATGATCACCGCCGCCAGCAGCATCACCACGCCCATAATGGCGATCTGACGACGGCCTGCCGCCGGCGCCTTGAGCCAGTAGCTGAGCATCAGGCAACCCATCGCCAGCAGCGAGCAGGCGTCGAAGGCGCGATTGTTGATGATCGCCAGCAGCCAGGCGTAAGCGCGGCTGACGCTGACGCCATGGTTAAAGAAATGGAAGATCGCGGCGTCTACCGGCGCCCACGCGCCGTGGTTGGCTGGCAGATACCAGGAGCAAAATAGCGCCACACCCGCGATGTTAAGCAGCAGGATTAAAGGAATTCGGTTTTTCATCATAGCCATTGCGATTTTGTGACAGTCGGCGGCAACCTTAGCCGCCTTAACTTAAACGAAGCCTCAACAATGA is part of the Klebsiella quasipneumoniae subsp. quasipneumoniae genome and encodes:
- a CDS encoding cyclic di-GMP phosphodiesterase, translated to MLTRYFSPQRKTWLTSLCVGIIVALLAGSIQFMVIYHNRAERFDAIINNVNTYLKSYFHDLRQTIDGLQPLVEQPCENIDSGLTSHAAFSPNVRAFLLVKNGVAFCSSATGAMNTPLTQLIPAIDIRKPLDMAILPGTPMMPKSAALALWVGKPGDENSGIFVSINANLTPYILYSARQNDFSGIALVIGHTAISTFSNRLVDPQTLHNVPIREVQIDGFPLKVYLYANSWLAENTQFALLLGVVCGLLAGLLCYYVLSIKSDPRKSILLGIKNNQFYVVYQPVVNAQTLRISGVEVLMRWRHPVVGEIPPDVFINLAETQQMIVPLTDHLLALIARDAPALKRILPHGVKLGLNISPAHLQADSFRDDMLRFAAALPASHFHVVLEVTERAMIDKEKSVANFAWLHQHGFEIAIDDFGTGHSALIYLERYNFDYLKIDRGFVQAIGTETVTSPVLDAVLTLSRRLKLMTVAEGVETQEQAEWLRAQGVHFLQGYWISRPLSLAALVAAHDEPANYFTTR
- the mepS gene encoding bifunctional murein DD-endopeptidase/murein LD-carboxypeptidase, with amino-acid sequence MVKSQPILRYILRVAPAIAVAVLLSACSSTSTARNMHSETHAVGSGDLSSLQASQDEFETMVRNLDVKSRLMDQYASWKGVRYRLGGSTRKGIDCSAFVQRTFREQFGLELPRSTSEQQETGKSISRTQLRTGDLVLFRAGSTGRHVGIYLGNNQFVHASTSSGVTISSMDEPYWKKRYNEARRVLSRS
- a CDS encoding phosphatase PAP2 family protein, whose translation is MAMMKNRIPLILLLNIAGVALFCSWYLPANHGAWAPVDAAIFHFFNHGVSVSRAYAWLLAIINNRAFDACSLLAMGCLMLSYWLKAPAAGRRQIAIMGVVMLLAAVIINQLAQHLMPVQRASPSLFFNGVTRVSDVVNFPTKDASKDSFPGDHGMMLLIFASFMWRYFGRRALAVALVIFVVFAFPRVMIGAHWFSDIAVGSLTAVLIGAPWVLMTPLSDKLIAFFDRYLPGGISAK